The Bifidobacterium bifidum ATCC 29521 = JCM 1255 = DSM 20456 region CGTCAGCACTGTTGCCGGCATCGTTCTTGGCGCTGGCGCCGTCTTTGCCGTCGGAACTGCCGCTTTCGTCGCTGTCGTCGATGATGGCGGGGGAGACGGTCTTGTCAAGCCGGGCCACCAGATCGGCGATCCAATCAGTCAGCGTCGTGTACGCCTGCGGCATCTGCTCACTGACGTCGAACACGGGGACGCCTGCCCGTCCGGCCGTCCCTGTCAGCATGTTGGTGGCGCCGCTGGATTCCTGCGTGTTGTTGACCAGCACGCTGATGCCTTGTGATTCGATCAGCGACTGGAATTCCTGCAGGTCGGCCGGGGCAGGTTCGCCGCCCGAGGCCGCGGATCGGGCGAACCCCTTGGGAGTGTCGTCCTGGAAGCCCATGTCCGACATCAGGTAGTACGCCACGGCCTCCGTCGCACCGTACGTGGCGTTCTTGTGGTTGGCGGCGAACTCGCCCATCGACTTCTCGATGGCCTTTTCCTCCTTTTGCCATGCCTTGAGGCGCGACTGGAACGCCTTCTTCTTGGCGGGGAGCGCCTTGGAAAATGCCTCCGTCAGTTCGGTCGCCATGCCGTTGCGGGCGTCCTTGGAGAACCATAGGTGGGGGTTGTCGCCTTCCATAGCTCCGACCGTCTCGGCGGCCGAGACTATGGTCGAGTTGCGGCCTACGGACTTGGTCGCCCATGAGTCGTATCCGGCGCCGTTCGACACGATGATCTGCGCTTTCTGCAGCTTGGCGACATCGGATGTTTTCGGTTCGAAATCATGCGCGTCCACATTCGTGGAGCTGAGGATGGAGGTGACGTTCACGTCGGTGCCGCCGATCTGCTCGGCGAGGGAGCCCCACTGGTTGATGGACGCGACGACGGTGATCGGTCCGGTCGGCTCCTTCGCGGAGGGCCGCTCGGATTGCGAGCCGCCGCCGGTGCCGCAGGCGCTCGACACCATCAGCATGCCTGTGGCGAGGATGGCGGCAATGCCGGTGACCAGACGATGCGGGTGAATGTTCATATCGCTGCCTTCTTCGAATATGCCGTCGACGGTCCGCCGTCGGATTGTCATTGACCTGAGTCCACGATAGCCTAACGCTACGAAGAATGAACGAACTCTAGGGAAGGACGCACATGACCATCAAACTCGATGGCAAGCGGGTCGCGGCCGAGGTCAAGGCGAACCTGGCGGAACGTGTTTCGACACTGAAGGAGCACGGCATCGTCCCCGGTCTGGGAACGTTGCTGGTCGGGGAGGATCCCGGTTCGATGAAATACGTCGCGGGCAAGCATGCCGACTGTGCGGAGGTCGGCATCCGTTCCATCCGGCGCGACCTTCCCGCCGACGCGAGTTTCGATGACATCGCCGCTGCGGTGCGCGACCTGAACGAGGATCCGGCCTGCACCGGCTACATCGTGCAGCTGCCGCTGCCGCGCGGCGTCGACGAGAACGCGATCATCGGTCTGATCGATCCCTCGAAGGATGCCGATGGCATGCACCCATACAATCTCGGCGAACTCGTGCTGCATGTGCAGGGCGACATCACGACCCCGCTGCCGTGCACGCCGCGCGGCGTCATCGAACTGCTCGATGCCTACGACATCGACCTGAACGGCAAGGAGGTGTGCGTGCTCGGGCGCGGCATCACCATCGGCCGCACGATCGGTCTGCTGCTGACGCGCAAGGCGGTCAACGCCACGGTCACCCTGTGCCACACCGGCACGCGCGACATCGCCGACCACATGCGTCGCGCCGATGTCATCATCGCGGCCATGGGGTCAGCCGGGTTCGTCAAGCCCGAAAACGTCAAGGACGGCGCCGTGCTGATGGACGTCGGCGTCTCCCGCGTGTTCGATGAGCAGGCTGGCCGTTTCCGCATCAAGGGAGACGTCGACAAGGCCTGTTATGACAAGGTTTCCGCATACTCTCCAAACCCCGGCGGCGTCGGTCCGATGACCCGCGCCATGCTGCTCGCCAACGTCGTGGAGATGGCCGAGAGGAAAATGTAGCCGAATTCGGGCGTGTCGCGCTGGTTTTTCCGCCCATTTTGGGCATGGCTGTAGGTATCCTGATAACTTGTGTGTGCTCATATGAGTGCACATGTATAACTGAATATCGAGTAATTATTCATCCACTATTAGAAACCATATATTTACATGGCAGAGAACAACACTGAAGTCACCAAGGTCGCCATCAACGACATTGGCACCGAAGAGGACTTCATCAAGGCAGTCGATTCCACCATCAAGAACTTCGACGATGGTGATCTGGTCGAAGGTACCGTCGTCAAGATCGATCACGACGAGGTCCTCCTGGATATCGGCTACAAGACCGAGGGCGTCATCCCCTCCCGCGAACTTTCCATCAAGAAGGACGTCGATCCTGACGAGGTCGTCGAGGTCGGCGACACCATCGAGGCCCTTGTCGTCACCAAGGAAGACAAGGAAGGTCGTCTGATCCTGTCCAAGAAGCGTGCCCAGTACGAGCGCGCCTGGGGCGACATCGAGAAGATCAAGGAAGCTGACGGCGTCGTCGAGGGCACCGTCATCGAAGCCGTCAAGGGCGGCCTCATCGTCGACATCGGTCTGCGTGGCTTCCTGCCCGCGTCCCTCGTCGAAATGCGTCGCGTTCGCGACCTCTCCCCGTACATCGGCCAGAAGATCAAGGCCAAGATCCTGGAGCTCGACAAGAACCGCAACAACGTGGTTCTGTCCCGCCGCCAGTACCTGGAGGAGACTCAGTCCGAAGTGCGCGAGACCTTCCTGTCCCAGCTCAAGAAGGGCCAGATCCGCGAGGGTGTCGTGTCCTCCATCGTCAACTTCGGCGCGTTCGTCGATCTGGGCGGCGTTGACGGCCTGATCCACGTCTCCGAGCTGTCTTGGAAGCACATCGACCATCCGTCCGAGGTCGTCAAGGTCGGCGACAAGGTCACCGTCGAGGTGCTCGACGTCGATCTCGACCGTGAGCGCATCTCCCTGTCCCTCAAGGCGACCCAGGAGGATCCGTGGCAGCGCTTCGCTCGCACCCACGTTCCCGGCCAGATTGTCAAGGGCAAGGTCACCAAGATTGTCCAGTTCGGTGTCTTCATCTCCGTCGAGGATGGCATCGAGGGCCTGGTGCACATCTCCGAGCTGGCGAACCGCCACGTGGAGAACCCGGAGACCGTCGTCAAGTCCGGCGAAGAGGTCTTCGTCAAGGTGATTGACGTCGATCTCGATCGTCGCCGCATCTCCCTGTCCCTCAAGCAGGCCAACGACTCCGTCGACCCGGCTTCCGAGGACTTCGATCCGGCTCTGTACGGCATGCCGGCAGAGTACGACGAGCAGGGCAACTACAAGTACCCCGAAGGCTTCGACCCGAACACCAACGAGTGGATCGCCGGTTACGAGAAGCAGCGCGAGGAATGGGAATCCCAGTACGCCGCCGCCCACGAACTGTGGGAGGAGCACAAGGCGTTCGTCGCCAAGGAGCTGGAGAACGCCGCGGCTTCCGCTGCCGAGGATGGCCAGGCTCCGAAGGAAGAGAAGGTCGAGGAGACCTCCACCTACTCTTCCGACAACTCCTCCACGGGTACTCTCGCCGACTCCGACCAGCTCGCCGCTCTGCGCGATCAGCTGCTCGGCAAGTGAGTCATCTCATCCCGAGAAGAAGTAGAATGCTGGTAGGATTTGCCGGCAGATAGAAAAACGGGAATCGCCCCATACGGGTGGTTCCCGTTTTTTCATATCCCGCTCCCGCCGGCGGGAGCGGTCGAGCATAGCGAGACTGAGGGTTGTCTTTGCGCGATGCCGGTCATCCTCACTTCCCGGCTGCCCTGAACAACCGCGACACGCCCGGATATCCAGCAAGCCTGCCATGCGCGAATCAGTGAAATGGCGGAATGCTGCGAGAGTCCAAAAAATCGCCTTCCATCTCTGCCACGAAACCGGGCGTGTCGCGAATAGCATGATGTCATGAGCATTCGTATCGGACTGACCGGAGGCATCGCCGCGGGCAAGAGCACCGTCGCCGCCCGGATGCGGGAACTCGGCGCGCTGGTCATCGACTATGACGGACTTGCGCATGAGATCGTTGCGCCCGGGGGAGTGGCGTTGCCACGGATCGCCGCCGTGTTCGGCCCGGACGCGCTGCTGGCCGACGGATCGCTCAATCGGGCGTGGCTCGCCGAGCGCGTGTTCGGCCGTGACGCCGCTCCCGGCGCACGCGAACGGTTGGACGACATCGAGCATCCTCTGATATATGCCGAAGCCGCACGGATGGAGCGACGGAATCCCGGCGCGAAGGTCATCGTCCATGACGTGCCGCTTCTCACAGAGGTGATCCGGTCGATTCCGTTCCAATTCGATCACATCGTCACGGTGGAGGCGCCGGAACAGATGCGCATCAGGCGCATGGTCGCGACGCGCGGCATGACCGAACGGCAGGCCGCAGACCGTATCCGCAGCCAATCGAGCACAGCCGAGCGCCGGGAGCTTGCCGACATCGTCATCGATTCCACCCGCCCGATCCCCGACATGCTGGCGCAGGTCGATGGGCTGTATCGCCGGTGGAAGGCTCACTGAATCATCCGCCCGTGAAAAGGTGTGAGCCCGGCAGCGCCGCAAAACGCACATGAAACCCGCCAAATCCCTGTATTTCCAAGGCATGCATGTTTTGTGCGATTGTGCTGTTTTGTGCGTTATCCTCGCACTTTTCTTATTGAGAACCGTTCGCTGAACGGATGGCGGTAAGCTGGAAGCCATGGGATTCAACATCGAGCGCGCCGACAAGCCATTCGTCGTCAAATCACCGTACAAGCCGTCCGGCGACCAGCCGCAGGCCATTGAGGAGCTGGCCACCCGCATCGAGAACGGCGAGAACGACGTGGTGCTCATGGGAGCCACCGGTACGGGCAAGACCGCGACGACCGCATGGCTCATCGAACGGCTGCAGCGGCCGACGCTCATCATCGAGCCGAACAAGACACTCGCCGCGCAGCTATGCGCCGAATTCCGCGAACTCATGCCCGACAACGCGGTCAGCTACTTCGTCAGCTACTACGACTACTACCAGCCCGAGGCGTATATACCGCAGACCGACACGTACATCGAGAAGGACTCCAACATCAACGACGATGTGGAGCGGTTGCGCCATCAGGCCACCGCGAACCTGCTCACGCGGCGTGACTGCGTGGTCGTCGCCACCGTTTCGTGCATCTACGGCCTCGGTACGCCGGAGGAGTACGCCGGCCGCATGCTGTTCCTCCAGGAAGGCCAGCAGATTGACCGCGATCAGCTGCTTCGCAAGTTCGTCGACATGCAGTACAAGCGCAACGACATCGCGTTCACGCGCGGCACGTTCCGCGTGCGTGGCGACACCGTCGAGATCATCCCGGTATATGAGGAGCTGGCTATCCGCATCGAGTTCTTCGGCGACGAGATCGACCGCATCTCCACGTTGCATCCGCTCACCGGTGACGTGATCGACCACGAGACCTCCGTGCACATCTTCCCCGCCTCGCATTACGTCGCAGGCCCCGAGCGCATGGAGCATGCGTTGAAGACCATCAAGGAGGAGCTGGACCAGCGCGTGGCCGAACTCAAGAAGCAGGGCAAGGAGCTGGAGGCGCAGCGCCTGACCATGCGCACCACATACGACCTGGAGATGCTGACACAGGTCGGCGTGTGCTCAGGCGTGGAGAACTATTCGCGGCATTTTGACAACCGCGCACCCGGTACGCCGCCGCACACGCTGCTCGACTTCTTCCCGGATGACTTCCTGCTGGTCATCGACGAGTCGCATGTCACCGTGCCGCAGATCGGCGCGATGTACGAGGGCGACGCGTCCCGCAAGCGCACGCTGGTCGAACATGGGTTCCGTCTGCCGTCCGCGATGGACAACCGCCCGCTCAAATGGCCGGAGTTCCTGGACCGCGTCGGGCAGACCGTATACCTGTCGGCGACACCCGGCGACTATGAGCTCGGTCTGTCGGACGGCGTGGTCGAGCAGATCATCCGACCGACCGGTCTGGTCGACCCGAAGATCGACGTGCGCCCGACCAAGGGGCAGATCGACGACCTGCTCGCCGAGATCAAGGACCGCGTCGACAAAAACGAGCGCACGCTGGTGACGACACTGACCAAGAAGATGGCCGAGGATCTGACCGACTACCTGCTGGAACGCGGCATCAAGGTCGAATACCTGCATTCCGACGTCGACACGCTGCGGCGCGTCGAACTGCTGCGCGAACTGCGCGAAGGCAAGATCGACGTCATCGTAGGCATCAACCTGCTGCGAGAGGGACTGGACCTGCCCGAGGTATCGCTGGTGGCCATCCTCGACGCCGACAAGGAGGGGTTCCTGCGCTCGTACCGCTCGCTGATCCAGACCATCGGTCGCGCGGCCCGCAACGTATCGGGCACGGTCATCATGTACGCCGACGAGACCACCGACGCGATGCGCAAGGCCATCGACGAGACCGACCGTCGCCGTGTGCGGCAGATCTCCTACAACAAGGAGCACGGCATCGACCCGAAGCCGCTCATCAAGAAGATCAGCGACGTCAACGACATGCTCGCCAAGGAGGACGTGGACACGGCCACGCTGCTCGAAGGCGGCTACCGCAACGCGGGCAAGGCCGGCAACACCCATCTGGGTGTGCCCTCCCTCGACGCCGCGGAGGCCGACAAGCGACATGAGGAGATACTCAAGGCGGGGCTTCCCGCGCAGGATCTCGCCGACCTTATCCGTCAGCTGAGCGAGCAGATGCACACCGCCGCCGAACAGCTCCAGTTCGAGCTCGCAGCACGCCTGCGCGACGAGATCCGCGACCTCAAGAAGGAACTGCGCCAGATGACGGAAGCGAACAAGTGAGCATTTCGTGACAGAGAGCGTCACAGCCCTTTCCTATGCTGGTAGACATGTCTGAAACCCCTGTCGCTTTTATGATCGCCACCTTTGCGGTGCTGATCGCGTTTTTCGTTGTGGATCTGTTCGTCATCGGCCGCAAGCCGCATGTGCCCAGCACCAAGGAGTGCGTGCAGCACATCGCCTTTTTCGTGGTCATGGCGCTGATTTTCGGCGGACTGGTATGGTGCTTTGCCGGTTCGAAGCCCGCGATCGAATTCTATTCGAGATGGCTCACCGAGTACTCGCTGAGCATCGACAACCTGTTCGTCTTCGTCATCATCATGTCGAACTTCGCCGTGCCGAAAGTGCTCCAGAAGTACGTGCTGTCCGTCGGCATCACCCGTCGCGCTGATTCTGCGCGGCTGCTTCATCCTGGTCGGCGCGGCCATTATTCAGCGGTTCACGTGGGTGTTCTTCCTGTTCGGCGCCTTCCTGATCTATACGGCGATCAAGCTGGTCGTC contains the following coding sequences:
- a CDS encoding metal ABC transporter solute-binding protein, Zn/Mn family, with protein sequence MNIHPHRLVTGIAAILATGMLMVSSACGTGGGSQSERPSAKEPTGPITVVASINQWGSLAEQIGGTDVNVTSILSSTNVDAHDFEPKTSDVAKLQKAQIIVSNGAGYDSWATKSVGRNSTIVSAAETVGAMEGDNPHLWFSKDARNGMATELTEAFSKALPAKKKAFQSRLKAWQKEEKAIEKSMGEFAANHKNATYGATEAVAYYLMSDMGFQDDTPKGFARSAASGGEPAPADLQEFQSLIESQGISVLVNNTQESSGATNMLTGTAGRAGVPVFDVSEQMPQAYTTLTDWIADLVARLDKTVSPAIIDDSDESGSSDGKDGASAKNDAGNSADDKSDTGAGSSN
- a CDS encoding bifunctional methylenetetrahydrofolate dehydrogenase/methenyltetrahydrofolate cyclohydrolase encodes the protein MTIKLDGKRVAAEVKANLAERVSTLKEHGIVPGLGTLLVGEDPGSMKYVAGKHADCAEVGIRSIRRDLPADASFDDIAAAVRDLNEDPACTGYIVQLPLPRGVDENAIIGLIDPSKDADGMHPYNLGELVLHVQGDITTPLPCTPRGVIELLDAYDIDLNGKEVCVLGRGITIGRTIGLLLTRKAVNATVTLCHTGTRDIADHMRRADVIIAAMGSAGFVKPENVKDGAVLMDVGVSRVFDEQAGRFRIKGDVDKACYDKVSAYSPNPGGVGPMTRAMLLANVVEMAERKM
- the rpsA gene encoding 30S ribosomal protein S1 yields the protein MAENNTEVTKVAINDIGTEEDFIKAVDSTIKNFDDGDLVEGTVVKIDHDEVLLDIGYKTEGVIPSRELSIKKDVDPDEVVEVGDTIEALVVTKEDKEGRLILSKKRAQYERAWGDIEKIKEADGVVEGTVIEAVKGGLIVDIGLRGFLPASLVEMRRVRDLSPYIGQKIKAKILELDKNRNNVVLSRRQYLEETQSEVRETFLSQLKKGQIREGVVSSIVNFGAFVDLGGVDGLIHVSELSWKHIDHPSEVVKVGDKVTVEVLDVDLDRERISLSLKATQEDPWQRFARTHVPGQIVKGKVTKIVQFGVFISVEDGIEGLVHISELANRHVENPETVVKSGEEVFVKVIDVDLDRRRISLSLKQANDSVDPASEDFDPALYGMPAEYDEQGNYKYPEGFDPNTNEWIAGYEKQREEWESQYAAAHELWEEHKAFVAKELENAAASAAEDGQAPKEEKVEETSTYSSDNSSTGTLADSDQLAALRDQLLGK
- the coaE gene encoding dephospho-CoA kinase (Dephospho-CoA kinase (CoaE) performs the final step in coenzyme A biosynthesis.), producing the protein MSIRIGLTGGIAAGKSTVAARMRELGALVIDYDGLAHEIVAPGGVALPRIAAVFGPDALLADGSLNRAWLAERVFGRDAAPGARERLDDIEHPLIYAEAARMERRNPGAKVIVHDVPLLTEVIRSIPFQFDHIVTVEAPEQMRIRRMVATRGMTERQAADRIRSQSSTAERRELADIVIDSTRPIPDMLAQVDGLYRRWKAH
- the uvrB gene encoding excinuclease ABC subunit UvrB yields the protein MGFNIERADKPFVVKSPYKPSGDQPQAIEELATRIENGENDVVLMGATGTGKTATTAWLIERLQRPTLIIEPNKTLAAQLCAEFRELMPDNAVSYFVSYYDYYQPEAYIPQTDTYIEKDSNINDDVERLRHQATANLLTRRDCVVVATVSCIYGLGTPEEYAGRMLFLQEGQQIDRDQLLRKFVDMQYKRNDIAFTRGTFRVRGDTVEIIPVYEELAIRIEFFGDEIDRISTLHPLTGDVIDHETSVHIFPASHYVAGPERMEHALKTIKEELDQRVAELKKQGKELEAQRLTMRTTYDLEMLTQVGVCSGVENYSRHFDNRAPGTPPHTLLDFFPDDFLLVIDESHVTVPQIGAMYEGDASRKRTLVEHGFRLPSAMDNRPLKWPEFLDRVGQTVYLSATPGDYELGLSDGVVEQIIRPTGLVDPKIDVRPTKGQIDDLLAEIKDRVDKNERTLVTTLTKKMAEDLTDYLLERGIKVEYLHSDVDTLRRVELLRELREGKIDVIVGINLLREGLDLPEVSLVAILDADKEGFLRSYRSLIQTIGRAARNVSGTVIMYADETTDAMRKAIDETDRRRVRQISYNKEHGIDPKPLIKKISDVNDMLAKEDVDTATLLEGGYRNAGKAGNTHLGVPSLDAAEADKRHEEILKAGLPAQDLADLIRQLSEQMHTAAEQLQFELAARLRDEIRDLKKELRQMTEANK